A single region of the Mycobacterium lentiflavum genome encodes:
- a CDS encoding VOC family protein, which yields MAIKLENVGIAVRDLEATISFFTDLGLTVVGRDTVSGEWADTAVGLDGNHANIAMLQTPDGHGRLELFEYIHPTAIDSKPTRPNEIGMHRVAFSVDDIDQALEIAARHGCRPLRGVATYSDTYKLTYLRGPSGIIVMLAEELKKS from the coding sequence ATGGCCATCAAACTTGAGAACGTCGGCATCGCCGTTCGCGACCTGGAAGCAACGATCTCCTTTTTCACCGATCTCGGTCTCACGGTCGTCGGCCGTGACACGGTCAGCGGTGAGTGGGCAGACACTGCCGTCGGCCTCGATGGCAACCACGCCAACATCGCGATGCTCCAGACGCCAGACGGTCACGGTCGTCTGGAGCTGTTCGAGTACATCCACCCAACAGCGATCGACTCGAAGCCCACGCGTCCCAACGAGATTGGTATGCACCGCGTTGCCTTCTCAGTCGACGACATCGACCAAGCCCTTGAGATAGCCGCACGACACGGCTGCCGCCCGCTTCGTGGCGTCGCGACCTATTCGGACACCTACAAGCTCACGTACCTCCGTGGCCCCAGCGGCATCATCGTGATGCTCGCCGAGGAGCTGAAGAAGAGTTGA
- a CDS encoding alpha/beta fold hydrolase has product MSTIDISAGTIHYEATGPENGRPVVFVHGYLMGRELWRRVSEKLAARGLRCIAPTWPLGAHPEPLRPGADRTIYGVARIVADVLDALDLEDVVLVGNDTGGVVTQLVAVHYPERLGALVLTSCDAFEHFPPPVLKPVILAAKSKTTFKAVAQAMRVPAARKRAFDGLAHRNIDDLTEIWVRPGLSDPGVVEDLRQLSLSLRTEVTTGVAARLPEFDKPTLIAWSGDDTFFELADGEKLAATIPNARLEVIDGARTFSMVDQPDRLADLLSTIAVRA; this is encoded by the coding sequence ATGTCGACGATCGACATTAGTGCCGGGACGATCCATTACGAAGCAACCGGACCCGAAAACGGCAGGCCAGTCGTCTTTGTGCACGGTTACCTAATGGGCCGAGAACTCTGGCGCCGGGTCAGCGAGAAGCTCGCCGCGCGCGGGCTGCGCTGCATCGCCCCCACCTGGCCGCTCGGCGCTCATCCGGAACCACTGCGCCCCGGGGCCGACCGGACCATTTACGGCGTGGCCCGCATCGTCGCCGACGTGCTGGACGCCCTTGACCTCGAAGACGTGGTGCTGGTCGGCAACGACACCGGCGGAGTTGTGACGCAACTCGTCGCGGTGCACTATCCGGAGCGGCTCGGTGCGCTGGTGCTGACGAGTTGTGATGCGTTCGAACATTTTCCGCCGCCGGTCCTCAAGCCGGTGATCCTGGCGGCCAAGTCGAAGACGACGTTTAAAGCGGTGGCCCAGGCGATGCGGGTGCCGGCCGCGCGCAAGCGCGCGTTCGACGGCCTGGCGCATCGCAACATCGACGATCTCACCGAGATCTGGGTGCGCCCAGGGCTATCCGATCCCGGCGTCGTCGAGGACCTGCGCCAGCTTTCGCTCTCGCTGCGAACCGAGGTGACCACGGGTGTCGCGGCCCGGTTACCCGAATTCGACAAGCCCACACTCATCGCGTGGTCGGGCGACGACACGTTCTTCGAACTCGCCGACGGCGAGAAGCTGGCCGCCACCATCCCGAACGCCCGGCTTGAGGTCATCGACGGCGCCCGGACGTTCTCGATGGTGGACCAACCGGACCGGCTGGCCGATCTGTTGTCGACGATCGCGGTCCGCGCCTAG
- a CDS encoding TetR/AcrR family transcriptional regulator, whose translation MESKRRTQEERSAATRDALISAARRLWGERGYAEVGTPEITAAAGVTRGAMYHQFADKATLFAEVVEVVEQDVMARMGTIVADSGATTPADAIRAAVDAWLEVSGDPEVRQLILLDAPSVLGWPAFRDVAQRYSLGMTEQLLTEAVRAGQLANQPMRPLAHILIGALDEAAMVIATADDPKRARLETGEVLHRLIDAMLGDPTR comes from the coding sequence ATGGAAAGCAAGAGACGGACTCAGGAGGAGCGCTCCGCGGCGACCCGCGACGCGCTGATCTCGGCTGCCCGACGGCTGTGGGGCGAACGGGGCTACGCCGAAGTGGGCACGCCCGAGATCACGGCGGCCGCCGGCGTCACCCGCGGCGCGATGTATCACCAATTTGCCGACAAGGCAACGCTTTTCGCAGAAGTCGTCGAGGTGGTGGAGCAGGACGTGATGGCCCGGATGGGCACCATCGTGGCCGATTCGGGAGCGACGACGCCGGCGGACGCGATCCGGGCCGCCGTCGATGCCTGGCTGGAGGTCTCCGGCGATCCCGAGGTTCGGCAGCTGATCCTGCTGGACGCGCCCAGCGTGCTGGGCTGGCCGGCCTTCCGCGACGTCGCCCAGCGGTACAGCCTGGGCATGACCGAACAGCTACTCACCGAGGCCGTCCGGGCGGGCCAGCTGGCCAACCAGCCGATGCGACCGCTGGCCCACATCCTGATCGGCGCGCTCGACGAGGCGGCCATGGTCATCGCGACCGCCGACGACCCGAAACGCGCCCGCCTGGAGACCGGGGAGGTCTTGCACCGGCTGATCGACGCGATGCTGGGCGACCCGACGCGGTGA
- a CDS encoding extracellular catalytic domain type 1 short-chain-length polyhydroxyalkanoate depolymerase gives MRSGYIRTLSVCVLGTLIVVLGGCVGGGHALGIPGSQPIPVGQSTQSIDFGGVTRTFHLYRPPGLADAVPLVVMLHGGFGNGAQAERSYHWDDAANGGHFLVAYPDGLNRAWNAGTCCGEPQRDNVDDVGFLTAMVGAIAQEIPIDRARVYVTGMSNGAMMALRLGCQTDTFAAIAPVAGTLLTDCGAARPTSVLQIHGTADERVPYNGGPGKAFGASGIPRVDGPSAEAVNATWRAIDGCGSPTSTTAGDVTTQTAGCADGRTVELISVAGAGHQWPGGEPSPLAERVGGIPAPSTALDATGTIWQFFAQSHR, from the coding sequence ATGCGATCCGGCTACATCCGCACGCTCAGCGTGTGTGTTCTCGGGACATTGATCGTGGTGCTCGGCGGCTGTGTGGGCGGCGGACATGCGTTGGGAATACCGGGTTCTCAGCCGATCCCGGTCGGGCAATCCACCCAGAGTATCGACTTCGGCGGGGTCACCAGGACCTTCCATCTCTATCGGCCGCCAGGCCTGGCCGATGCGGTTCCGCTGGTGGTGATGCTGCACGGCGGCTTCGGCAACGGTGCGCAGGCCGAGCGCTCCTACCACTGGGACGACGCGGCCAACGGTGGTCATTTCCTGGTCGCCTACCCCGACGGTCTCAACCGGGCCTGGAATGCCGGCACCTGCTGTGGTGAGCCGCAGCGCGATAACGTCGACGACGTCGGATTCCTCACCGCGATGGTCGGTGCCATCGCGCAAGAGATCCCGATCGATCGCGCCCGCGTCTACGTCACCGGCATGTCGAACGGGGCGATGATGGCGCTGCGGCTGGGCTGCCAGACCGATACCTTCGCCGCGATCGCTCCGGTCGCGGGGACCCTGCTGACGGACTGCGGCGCGGCCCGGCCGACGTCGGTTCTGCAGATCCACGGCACGGCCGACGAGCGGGTGCCGTACAACGGTGGTCCGGGCAAAGCATTCGGCGCCAGCGGCATTCCACGAGTCGACGGGCCGTCGGCGGAGGCGGTCAATGCCACCTGGCGTGCCATCGACGGCTGCGGCTCGCCGACGTCGACAACGGCCGGGGACGTGACGACTCAAACGGCCGGCTGTGCGGACGGGCGCACCGTCGAGTTGATCTCGGTGGCCGGCGCGGGACATCAGTGGCCCGGCGGCGAGCCGAGCCCCCTCGCCGAGCGGGTCGGCGGCATCCCGGCCCCGTCCACCGCACTGGATGCCACCGGCACCATCTGGCAATTCTTCGCCCAGAGCCACCGCTGA
- a CDS encoding MarR family winged helix-turn-helix transcriptional regulator has translation MRRALEGEWQPTVPALVNLVAASGAPQLRAAFAAAGLDGIRPAQAVALVPLALGGLHASALADRLRVSRQAVAQAAAALERHGYVTRVPNPADARARIIELTPRGRQALQVMRSNAIELEKRWHQVLGEQRLGEFRETLVMLLSAESTESDAD, from the coding sequence ATGCGACGTGCGTTGGAGGGCGAATGGCAACCCACCGTGCCGGCGCTGGTCAACCTGGTTGCCGCATCGGGTGCCCCGCAGTTACGAGCGGCGTTCGCCGCGGCCGGGCTGGACGGGATCCGGCCCGCGCAAGCGGTCGCCTTGGTACCGCTGGCGTTAGGCGGACTGCATGCGTCGGCGTTGGCCGATCGGCTCAGGGTGAGCCGGCAGGCCGTGGCCCAGGCGGCGGCGGCCCTGGAGCGGCACGGATACGTCACCCGAGTACCGAACCCGGCCGACGCGCGCGCCCGAATCATCGAGCTGACACCTCGCGGTCGTCAGGCTTTGCAGGTAATGCGTTCCAACGCAATCGAATTGGAGAAGCGTTGGCACCAGGTGCTGGGTGAGCAGCGACTGGGCGAATTTCGCGAGACGTTGGTGATGCTGCTCTCGGCGGAATCGACCGAATCCGACGCAGACTGA
- a CDS encoding pyridoxamine 5'-phosphate oxidase family protein, producing the protein MITRDVEVGAVADLALAPPRAALAAVIDNDIRLLPVAVALEEPADPATSARIVRVTADSPDLGGCPVVVVADDGPQWFRLRALTVRGTADAAGDHTYRVVPERVTAWDYGALRAVPEPQSGPLPTSTSTAHDADDGSYLESPKLQAAVKNSRVMVLATRSRKGMAFAVPLWFVPQRGRLYATTSASSWTVRNLAATPQVALLLGGECGDRGSRLLVHGSARAVAAMPPPEVLARIAWRYYLQPRFAAVELRHIGLWPLRLRYYGQSQPAYVVIAPHTATECGVP; encoded by the coding sequence GTGATCACTCGTGATGTCGAGGTAGGTGCCGTAGCCGATCTGGCGCTTGCTCCACCACGCGCGGCGTTGGCCGCCGTCATAGACAACGACATCCGATTGCTTCCGGTGGCGGTGGCTCTAGAAGAACCGGCCGATCCCGCCACGTCGGCGCGCATCGTGCGGGTGACTGCCGACAGCCCAGACCTCGGCGGCTGCCCCGTCGTGGTGGTAGCCGACGACGGCCCGCAGTGGTTTCGGTTGCGCGCGCTGACTGTCCGGGGCACCGCCGATGCCGCGGGCGATCACACTTATCGGGTCGTGCCCGAGCGGGTCACCGCGTGGGACTACGGCGCGCTTCGCGCTGTACCGGAACCGCAGTCAGGCCCGCTGCCCACATCTACTTCGACCGCGCACGACGCGGATGACGGCTCTTATCTGGAGTCGCCGAAACTCCAAGCGGCGGTGAAGAATTCGCGAGTCATGGTGCTGGCGACCCGGTCACGCAAGGGTATGGCATTCGCCGTACCGCTGTGGTTCGTACCGCAGCGCGGCCGGTTGTACGCGACGACGTCGGCGTCGTCGTGGACGGTGCGCAACCTGGCTGCTACGCCTCAGGTGGCCCTGTTACTCGGCGGCGAATGCGGCGATCGTGGGAGTCGGCTCCTGGTGCACGGTAGCGCTCGAGCGGTCGCAGCGATGCCGCCGCCAGAGGTGCTCGCCCGGATCGCTTGGCGTTACTATCTGCAACCCCGATTCGCGGCGGTCGAGCTGCGTCACATCGGCTTGTGGCCGCTGCGCCTGCGGTACTACGGCCAGTCGCAGCCGGCGTACGTCGTGATCGCGCCGCACACAGCGACCGAATGTGGCGTGCCGTAA
- a CDS encoding flavodoxin domain-containing protein, with protein sequence MRVLVSFGSKRGGTAGLAAMIGEALTAAGCEVLVSPAKNVYDLIGVDAVIVAGALYANRWHRDARRFVRRNAAALRELPVWLVSSGPLDASAEDNDIPPTAQVAKLARRVGARGHVTFGGRLEPDAKGFPASAMAKKKAGDWRSPAHVRRWVASVVGELNRPKVSRPT encoded by the coding sequence ATGCGCGTCCTGGTGAGTTTCGGATCTAAGCGAGGCGGGACAGCGGGGTTAGCCGCGATGATTGGTGAAGCGTTGACCGCGGCTGGCTGCGAGGTGTTGGTAAGCCCCGCCAAAAACGTTTATGACCTCATCGGTGTCGACGCAGTAATCGTGGCCGGCGCGTTGTACGCCAACCGGTGGCATCGCGACGCGCGACGCTTTGTCCGCCGAAATGCCGCGGCGTTGCGCGAGCTGCCGGTGTGGCTGGTGAGTAGCGGACCACTGGACGCCTCGGCGGAGGACAACGACATCCCACCCACGGCACAGGTCGCGAAGTTGGCCCGGCGTGTCGGCGCACGCGGACACGTCACGTTCGGTGGTCGGCTGGAACCCGATGCAAAAGGGTTTCCCGCCAGTGCGATGGCGAAGAAGAAAGCCGGTGATTGGCGCAGTCCCGCGCATGTTCGGCGCTGGGTCGCCAGCGTGGTCGGCGAGCTGAACCGGCCGAAGGTCAGCCGCCCGACATAG
- a CDS encoding PaaX family transcriptional regulator C-terminal domain-containing protein: MATPFQSRVSDPIGNRALSTRSVLATALLGAVQPRLAVAELVAVASLFGISAGAARTCLWRMVTDGELSADGGSYALAGRLLERRRRVDEASRIDDTTLSGWDGTWELAIVSLDRRSAADRLELRKAATELHLAELREGVWIRPENLDPQRLPASRAILDQQCTHFHNAKTDFPPDKVRAVFALDGWTDDATVLIEAMDVALKSRPGQDLTESLTYDFALSIAVVRHLQRDPLLPLALLPKPWPGRALRTTYRRFDHAFKRRMNAAFRRAPGRGPAMSGG, encoded by the coding sequence GTGGCCACCCCCTTCCAGTCCCGAGTGAGCGATCCGATCGGCAACCGGGCGCTCAGCACACGTTCGGTGCTCGCCACGGCCTTGCTGGGCGCCGTTCAACCCCGGTTGGCGGTCGCCGAATTGGTTGCGGTGGCCTCCCTGTTCGGCATCAGCGCGGGCGCCGCCCGCACCTGCCTGTGGCGAATGGTCACGGACGGCGAACTCTCCGCCGACGGCGGCAGTTATGCGCTCGCCGGGCGATTGCTGGAGCGCCGCCGACGTGTCGACGAGGCATCCCGGATCGACGACACGACGCTCTCCGGCTGGGACGGAACATGGGAGCTCGCGATCGTCTCGCTCGATCGTCGTTCCGCGGCTGATCGCCTGGAGCTGCGGAAGGCAGCGACGGAGCTGCACCTCGCGGAGCTTCGAGAAGGTGTCTGGATACGTCCGGAAAACCTTGATCCGCAGCGACTTCCAGCGTCGCGGGCGATACTGGATCAGCAGTGCACACACTTTCACAATGCGAAGACCGATTTCCCCCCCGACAAGGTCCGAGCCGTGTTTGCCCTCGATGGCTGGACGGACGATGCCACGGTGCTCATCGAGGCGATGGACGTCGCACTCAAGTCACGTCCGGGCCAGGATTTGACCGAAAGCCTCACCTACGACTTCGCCTTATCGATCGCCGTGGTCCGCCATCTTCAGCGCGACCCGCTGCTACCCCTGGCTCTGCTGCCAAAGCCGTGGCCGGGGCGCGCGTTGCGCACCACTTACCGCCGGTTCGACCACGCATTCAAACGACGGATGAACGCCGCCTTCCGCCGGGCACCGGGGCGCGGCCCCGCTATGTCGGGCGGCTGA
- a CDS encoding aromatic ring-hydroxylating oxygenase subunit alpha, translating into MSSPTKSVLADDVEIVRRVLAHIDAGTTDEGESWREPVENYLSPVRFAEERRMLLAMPSAFVPSAVIPNPGDHVERTAFGVPLFAVRGRDQRVRVFRNACRHRGFALVEGAGCSHALVCRYHGWTYRLDGSLSLVPHAEAFPDLDVSTRGLVEVVSREVDGLIVIGPLDSGDAGSPESAEAMAWLTDGSPWRDKLVPAEKLIVVDSTPRAINWKVLAEQFLEGYHIRSTHRETFFPVQYDDLNVVEKFGPNSRITFPYQNIERLRGRPESTWTTDARVTYLYQLFPNVMLATFPDVISMVVIDPVDVDHSIVTTYSMVRPDVAARASLSPTDRLVGAGSFIERGLVEDNEMSAGVQRGLRSGANEFVEFGRHESAIGHFHATLDERLARSATATARTHH; encoded by the coding sequence ATGAGTTCGCCGACGAAGTCGGTGCTCGCCGACGATGTCGAAATCGTTCGGCGCGTCCTCGCCCATATCGACGCCGGTACCACCGACGAGGGCGAGAGCTGGCGTGAGCCTGTCGAAAATTATCTGAGCCCAGTCCGATTCGCCGAGGAACGCCGGATGCTGCTCGCGATGCCGAGCGCTTTCGTTCCGTCGGCGGTGATCCCGAACCCGGGCGACCATGTCGAAAGAACGGCCTTCGGGGTGCCGTTGTTCGCGGTGCGTGGTCGTGACCAACGGGTGCGAGTGTTCCGAAACGCGTGCCGGCATCGCGGTTTTGCCCTCGTTGAGGGGGCCGGGTGTTCGCACGCGCTGGTGTGCCGCTACCACGGCTGGACGTATCGCTTGGACGGCTCCCTCTCCCTTGTGCCGCATGCCGAGGCATTCCCCGATCTCGACGTGTCGACCCGCGGCCTGGTCGAGGTCGTCAGCCGCGAGGTGGACGGCCTGATCGTCATCGGTCCGCTGGACTCCGGTGATGCGGGCTCGCCAGAGTCCGCCGAGGCGATGGCATGGCTCACTGATGGAAGTCCGTGGCGGGACAAGTTGGTCCCGGCTGAGAAACTCATCGTGGTGGACTCGACGCCGCGAGCGATCAATTGGAAGGTGCTTGCCGAGCAGTTCCTGGAGGGCTACCACATCCGCTCCACGCATAGGGAAACCTTTTTCCCGGTGCAGTACGACGACCTCAACGTGGTTGAGAAATTCGGACCGAACAGTCGAATCACGTTTCCGTATCAGAACATTGAACGGCTTCGCGGTCGTCCGGAAAGCACCTGGACGACAGATGCTCGGGTGACGTATCTGTATCAGTTGTTCCCTAATGTCATGTTGGCTACATTTCCGGACGTGATATCCATGGTCGTGATCGACCCGGTGGATGTCGACCACAGCATAGTTACAACCTATTCGATGGTCAGGCCAGACGTTGCCGCCCGTGCCTCGCTCAGTCCGACCGACAGACTGGTGGGCGCGGGTAGTTTCATTGAGCGCGGTCTGGTGGAAGACAACGAGATGTCCGCGGGTGTGCAACGCGGCTTACGTTCCGGCGCCAACGAATTCGTGGAGTTCGGGCGACACGAGAGCGCGATTGGGCACTTCCACGCAACACTGGACGAGCGTCTGGCTCGATCGGCGACCGCAACGGCGCGCACGCATCACTGA
- a CDS encoding HD domain-containing protein: MPDPQRLGGLGWARRTSGRLSGTERRRLLLATAVGQWTNAVGRVKLALGKIPEAAARVDLNTLRVPDSRFAREAEQACAELPPTLLGHSYRTWLFGHALAAVDGCELDDELFYCGALLHDYGIVNPTPERDFTLGSAERLFACAQAADVDAQRADLLADGICVHTTPGITVDVDGAMGCYLQWGAMVDGAGLRNWDIAPENVAEVLRRYPRGDFKRELVSMMRAEAAAVPRGRFGLLVRCGLPLAVRMAPFDS; encoded by the coding sequence ATGCCTGATCCGCAGCGGCTTGGCGGGCTCGGCTGGGCACGGCGCACCAGTGGCCGGCTCTCTGGTACAGAGCGGCGCCGCCTACTGCTCGCGACTGCGGTGGGGCAGTGGACGAACGCGGTGGGTCGGGTCAAGCTGGCGCTGGGCAAGATTCCGGAGGCGGCCGCGCGCGTGGATCTGAACACATTGCGAGTACCGGATTCCCGGTTCGCGCGAGAGGCCGAACAGGCGTGCGCGGAATTGCCGCCGACGCTGTTGGGCCACTCCTACCGCACCTGGCTGTTCGGGCATGCTCTCGCGGCGGTGGATGGCTGTGAGCTCGACGACGAGCTGTTCTATTGCGGGGCGCTGCTGCACGACTACGGAATCGTAAATCCAACGCCGGAGCGCGATTTCACACTCGGCAGCGCCGAACGGCTGTTCGCCTGCGCACAGGCGGCGGACGTGGATGCCCAGCGCGCGGACCTGCTGGCCGACGGCATCTGTGTGCATACGACACCGGGCATCACGGTCGACGTCGACGGCGCGATGGGCTGCTACCTGCAGTGGGGAGCGATGGTCGACGGCGCCGGACTGCGCAATTGGGACATCGCTCCGGAAAACGTTGCCGAGGTGCTACGGCGTTACCCGCGAGGCGATTTCAAACGCGAACTCGTGAGCATGATGCGCGCGGAGGCGGCAGCGGTGCCGCGTGGGCGATTCGGACTCCTGGTCCGCTGTGGACTGCCCTTAGCGGTGCGAATGGCACCATTCGACTCGTGA
- a CDS encoding polysaccharide deacetylase family protein has translation MKRRRFLGSLAAATVAAVGAARLIVDPQPRTFAQVPLDSMPTPGPAAPSQAGLLPPPPLSERIPLPGGGALMKLPGDGDLLALTLDDGVNSDVVRAYTQLAKDTGVRMTFFVNGIYNSWTDNLDLLRPLVESGQIQLGNHTWSHPDLTTVPQSRVEEELKRNDEFLKKTYGVGAKPYYRPPYGKHNGAVDAVANELGYTVPTLWSGSLSDSTLITEEYILKMIDEYFTPQNIVIGHLNHLPVTHVYPQLIDTIRERNLRTVTLNDVFLRTP, from the coding sequence ATGAAGCGCCGCCGTTTCCTCGGCTCGCTCGCCGCAGCTACGGTCGCCGCGGTCGGTGCGGCACGCCTAATCGTCGATCCCCAACCACGAACTTTTGCCCAGGTGCCCCTGGATTCGATGCCGACCCCCGGGCCCGCGGCACCATCACAGGCAGGCTTGTTGCCGCCCCCGCCGCTCAGCGAGCGCATTCCGCTGCCCGGCGGTGGCGCACTGATGAAGCTCCCCGGCGACGGCGACCTGCTCGCGCTGACCCTCGATGACGGGGTGAACAGCGACGTCGTGCGCGCCTACACGCAGCTCGCCAAGGACACCGGCGTGCGAATGACGTTTTTCGTCAACGGGATCTATAACTCCTGGACCGACAATCTGGACCTGCTGCGACCGCTGGTGGAGTCCGGGCAGATCCAGCTGGGCAACCACACCTGGTCACACCCGGATTTGACGACGGTGCCGCAAAGTAGGGTCGAGGAGGAACTCAAGCGCAATGACGAGTTTCTCAAGAAGACCTACGGCGTCGGCGCGAAACCGTACTACCGACCGCCCTATGGCAAGCACAACGGCGCCGTCGACGCGGTGGCGAACGAGCTCGGCTACACCGTCCCGACCCTGTGGTCGGGGTCGTTGTCTGACTCGACTTTGATCACCGAGGAATACATCCTCAAGATGATCGACGAGTACTTCACACCCCAGAACATCGTGATCGGTCATCTCAATCACCTGCCCGTCACACACGTGTATCCGCAACTCATCGACACGATCCGCGAGCGGAACCTGCGTACCGTCACGCTCAACGACGTGTTCTTGAGAACGCCTTAG
- a CDS encoding alpha/beta hydrolase — MPQFLGNLSLLHGWLPLATQALALLVALIVIDWHRPSWLRRALPVALVVAAAVAALAYWYIVSLGVAGDPAPKSLWLWIALSGLTAAVLVLGWKGARWWRRGLAFVSVPLCVLCAGMSLNLWVGYFPTVLAAWNQLTSEPLPDQIDRLQVTAMQVAGTKPDKGVVVPVNIDSNASHFPHRQELVYLPPAWFNTNPPPRLPTVMMLGSAFNLPRDWLGPGGAFTAIDGFAARHHGFAPVFVFPDPTGAFDNDTECVNGSRGNAADHLTKDVVPFMVSNFGVSADRANWGVAGWSMGGTCAVTLAVMHPELFSAFVDIAGDFRPNIGSKEQTIAELFGGDTAAWADYDPLTVMTRHGRYTGLSGWFDIPAPPGAHSVPQAANPALVSTAAANPEGQDAAAHALCTIAEANGITCAVVTQPGKHDWPFAAEAFDASLPWLASTLGTPNVEPVPLPQRGSGQPN, encoded by the coding sequence TTGCCCCAATTCCTCGGAAATCTGTCGTTGCTGCACGGCTGGCTGCCCCTCGCGACGCAAGCACTCGCGCTGCTGGTGGCGCTGATCGTGATCGACTGGCACAGGCCGAGCTGGCTGCGACGCGCGCTGCCGGTGGCCCTGGTCGTCGCGGCCGCGGTGGCCGCGCTGGCCTACTGGTACATCGTGTCGCTCGGGGTGGCCGGCGACCCCGCACCCAAGTCCCTGTGGCTGTGGATCGCCCTGAGCGGATTGACCGCCGCGGTGTTGGTACTGGGCTGGAAAGGCGCCCGCTGGTGGCGGCGCGGACTCGCGTTCGTGTCGGTCCCGCTGTGTGTGTTGTGCGCGGGCATGTCCTTGAACCTGTGGGTTGGCTATTTCCCCACCGTGCTCGCCGCGTGGAATCAGCTGACGTCCGAACCGCTCCCCGACCAGATCGACCGGCTGCAGGTCACCGCGATGCAGGTCGCCGGGACCAAGCCGGACAAGGGTGTCGTCGTGCCGGTCAACATCGACTCCAACGCATCCCACTTCCCGCACCGCCAGGAACTCGTCTATCTGCCCCCGGCGTGGTTCAACACCAACCCCCCACCGCGGCTGCCGACGGTCATGATGCTCGGCTCGGCGTTCAATCTGCCTCGCGACTGGCTGGGGCCCGGCGGTGCCTTCACCGCGATCGACGGTTTCGCCGCCCGCCATCACGGTTTCGCCCCGGTCTTCGTGTTTCCCGACCCCACCGGCGCGTTCGACAACGACACCGAGTGCGTCAACGGAAGCCGCGGCAACGCCGCCGATCACCTGACCAAAGATGTGGTGCCGTTCATGGTCTCGAACTTCGGCGTCAGCGCAGACCGGGCGAATTGGGGGGTAGCCGGGTGGTCGATGGGCGGCACCTGCGCCGTCACCCTGGCCGTCATGCATCCGGAATTATTCAGCGCCTTCGTGGACATCGCCGGCGACTTCCGGCCCAACATCGGTAGCAAGGAACAGACCATCGCCGAGTTGTTCGGCGGCGACACCGCCGCCTGGGCCGACTACGACCCGCTCACCGTGATGACCCGGCACGGCCGCTACACCGGGTTGTCGGGATGGTTCGACATCCCCGCCCCGCCCGGTGCGCACAGCGTCCCGCAGGCGGCCAACCCCGCCCTGGTGAGCACCGCCGCGGCCAATCCGGAGGGCCAGGACGCGGCCGCGCACGCGCTGTGCACCATCGCCGAAGCCAACGGCATCACCTGCGCGGTGGTGACCCAACCAGGCAAACACGACTGGCCGTTCGCCGCCGAGGCGTTCGATGCATCGTTGCCCTGGCTGGCCTCGACTCTGGGAACCCCGAATGTCGAGCCGGTGCCGTTACCGCAGCGGGGCAGCGGACAGCCGAACTGA